DNA sequence from the Alkalilimnicola ehrlichii MLHE-1 genome:
ACCGGCTGATCGATATCCTCGATCCCAGCGAGGCCTACTCCGCGGCCCGCTTCCGTGCCGATGCGTTGGCGGCCATCCATGAGATCCACGCTGCGGGCCGAGTGCCGCTGCTGGCCGGTGGCACCATGCTTTACTTCCGTGCCCTGGAGCACGGTCTGTCAGAGCTGCCGGAGGCCGACCCGGCCCTGCGCCGGCGGCTGGAGGGCGAGGCGGCCGCCCACGGCTGGGGTGCGCTGCACGACCGCCTGGCGGCTGTGGACCCGGAGGCGGCGGCCCGCATCCACCCCCACGACGCCCAGCGCATCCAGCGGGCGCTGGAGGTTTGGGAACTTACCGGCCAATCCCTGTCAGAACTACAGAGGGCCGGGCGGCAGCGGCTGCCCTGGCCCATCGGCAAGTGGGTGCTGATGCCGGAGTCACGGGGCGAACTGCACCGGCGTATCGCCCGGCGCTTCGACCAGATGCTGGCGCAAGGCTTCATCGACGAGGTGGCGGCCCTGCGCCAGCGGCCGGACCTGCATCGGGCGCTGCCGGCGATGCGCTCGGTCGGCTATCGCCAGGTCTGGGATTACCTGGACGGGTGCTATGACCGGGAAACGCTGCGCGAGCGCGGCATCGCCGCCACCCGCCAGTTCGCCAAGCGCCAGATCACCTGGCTGCGGCGGGAGCGCGGTGTGACGGCTTGGTTGACGCCGGAACAGGCCCGCGACGGACTGCCCGAGCGGGTCGGCCGTTTCCTGTCGGGCGGTTGATGCGGTCGCGTGATGGAAGGCCTGTGATAGACTTTGGACAGTACTGAATTTTGGGGCATGCCCGAATTTTTTGGGCGGGTAATTTGATCGACCGGCGCAAGCCCGGACAACAAGAAAGGTTTAGGAGTCAAGCTGATGGCCAAGGGGCAATCGTTACAGGAACCGTTCCTGAACGCACTGCGCAAGGAAAAGGTGCCGGTATCCATTTATCTGGTCAATGGGATTAAACTGCAGGGGCAGATTGAATCGTTCGACCAGTTCGTGATTCTGCTCCGTAACAACGTCAATCAGATGGTGTACAAGCACGCCATCTCCACCGTCGTTCCGGCTCGCAACGTGCGCACCGCGCCGCCGGTCCCGACGGAGACCCACGCACAGTCCAGCGAGGAATTCGGCAATATCTGAAGCCACCCCCACAAACACGGCCCCTGCGGCCCTGTTCGAGCGCCCCGAGGGGGGCGAGCGGGCGTTGCTCATCCATCTGGACCTGGACGGTGACCCGCGGGATACCCTGGATGAGTTCCAGGCACTCGCTGAGTCGGCCGGGGCCGAGGTGGTGGACGCGGTCCGCCACCGCCGGCACAGCCCGGATCCCCGTTTCTTTTTGGGGCGGGGCAAGGTCGAGGAACTCGCCGCGCGTATCCCCGCGGAAGGGATCGACCTGGTCCTGATCGACCACGCCATCAGTCCGGCGCAGGAGCGTAACTTGGAGCGGGCGTTCCGCTGCCGGGTGCTGGACCGTACCGGCCTGATCCTCGATATCTTTGCCCAGCGGGCTCGCTCCCATGAGGGCAAGCTGCAGGTGGAGTTGGCCCAGCTGCGCCACATCGCCAGCCGATTGGTCCGCGGCTGGTCGCACCTGGAGCGCCAGAAAGGCGGGATCGGCCTTCGCGGGCCGGGTGAGACCCAGCTCGAGATGGACCGGCGCATGCTCGGCACGCGCATCAAGCAACTGGAGCGCAAGCTGGAGAAGGTGCGCCGCCAGCGCGCCCAGGGCCGGCAGGCGCGTCGGCGCCAGGAGTTTCCGGTGGTCTCGCTGGTCGGCTACACCAACGCCGGCAAGTCCACGCTGTTCAACGCCCTGACCGGTTCCGGCCTCTACGCCGACGACCGCCTTTTCGCTACCCTGGACACCACCCTGCGACGGCTGGAACTCCCGGACGGCCAGCCGGTCATACTGGCGGATACGGTCGGTTTTATCAGTGACCTGCCGCACGGCCTGGTGGCCGCCTTCCGCTCCACTCTGGAGGAGGTGGGTGAATCCGATCTGCTGCTGCATGTGGTGGACGCAGCCGATCCGGATCGCCGAGAGCACGCGCGCCAGGTGCAGCAGGTACTGGCCGACATAGGCGCCAGCGAGGTGCCGGTGTTGACGGTGTACAATAAGGCCGACCTCTGCCAACACCCGGTCGGTATCCTCCGCGACGACCGCGAGGCCCCCGAGGCGGTCTGGGTGTCGGCGGCCGCGGGCCGCGGGCTCGACGAGCTTGAGGAGGCCGTGGCCGAGTGCCTGGGCGGTGGCCGCGTACGGGGCCGCGTGCGGCTGCCGGCCCACCAGGGGCGGCTGCGGGCCCGGTTCTATCAGCTCGGCCAGGTCCTGGACGAGCGGGTGGAGGAGGACGGTGTGATCGACCTGCTGGTGGACCTGCCCCGGCGCGAACTGGACCGGTTGCGGAGCAACGAGGGGCTTACAGCGCCCCTGGAGACTGAGACTGCGCTACACGACCCATCCTGAACCCCGCCTTGCGGGAACAGCGACGCTCTCATTACAATCATCGGTTGCGCTTTGCAGCGCAGGCGGATCCAACCTTTTAAACCACGGAGACATCCATGGCGTGGAATGAGCCAGGTGGCGGTAACCGCGATCCCTGGGGTGGCGGCAACCGCGGTGGCGGGGGCGGCGACAACCAGGGGCCGCCCGACCTCGATGAGGCCATCAACAAGGTGCGCGACAAGGTCACCCAGCTTTTCGGTGGCAAGAAGGGCGGCGGTGCCGGCAACGGCGGCGGTTCCGGTCAGGGCTTCAAAGGGCCTGGCGCCAAGGGTATTGCCCTGCTTGGCGGTCTGGTGATCGCCGGTTGGCTCGCCTCCGGTATCTATATCGTGGACGAGGGGCAGCGTGGGGTGGAGCTGACCTTTGGTGCCAACACCGGCGTCACCCAGCCCGGTCCGCACTGGCACTTCCCGCGTCCCATTGGCAGCGTCGAGCGGGTGGACGTCTCCGAGGTGCGCACCATCGAGATCGGTTACGAGTCCATGGGCGAGCGGACCCGATCGGTGCTGCGCGAGGCCCTGATGCTCACCCGGGACGAGAACATCGTGAACCTCAAGGTGGCGGTGCAATACCGGGTGAGCGACCCGGCCAACTATCTGTTCAACTTCCGCTTTCCGGATGACACCCTGAAGCAGCTCGCGGAGAGCGCGTTGCGCGAGGTGGTGGGTAAGGCCGAGGCGCCCGAGGACGTGGAGATCGGCCCGGGGGAGGACTTTGGCCAGCTCGCCGATGAACTGGCCGATCAGCTTACCGAGGAGGAGTTGCAGGCGCTGATGACGGGGGCCGACGAGACGGCCCGCGCCCACATCACACCGCTGGAATGGGTGCTCACCCAGGGCCGTGCCCAGGTGGCGGATGAGTCGGAGCGGCTCATTCAGGAGGCGCTGGACCGCTACCAGGCCGGGATCACCCTGGTCCGGGTCGCCATCCAGGACGCCCAGCCGCCGGAAGAGGTGCAGCCGGCCTTCGCCGACGCCATCCGTGCCCGCGAGGACCAGCAGCGCACCATCAGCCGCGCCCGTGCCTATGCTAATGCACTGCTCCCGCGTGCCGAGGGTCAAGCGGCCCGCCAGCGGGAGGAGGCCCAGGCCTACCGCGATCAGGTGATCGCACGGGCCCAGGGTGAATCCGAGCGCTTCACCGCCCTGCTTAACGAGTACGAGCGGGCGCCGCAGGTGACCCGCCAGCGGCTCTACCTGGAGACCATGGAGCGGGTGTTGGGCAACAGCAGCAAGATCATGATCGATGTCGAGGGTGGTCAGCCGCTGATGTACCTGCCGCTGGACCGTATGATCGACCGGCGTGGCGTCGAGCAGGACGGGGAGGACAACGACGAGGCGCGCGACCTGTCCATGGCCCCGCCGCTGGGCGGCCGGGACGCGGTCACGCCCACCGAGCGCGCGCGTGACTCGCTGCGGACCCGGGAGGTGCGCTGATGAATCAGATGATTAAGTCGGTATTGATACCGGTTGTGGTGGTGGCCGCCATCCTGGCCTATTTCTCCGTGTTTACGGTGGACGAGCGGGAGTTCGCCCTGAAGTTCCGCCTGGGTGAGGTCGTGCGCGATGACTTCGAGCCCGGGTTGCACTTCAAGCTGCCCTTCGTCAATAACGTGCGCAAGTTCGACCGCCGGGTGCAGACCCTGGACGCCGAGCCGCAGCGCTTTCTCACCGCGGAGAACAAGAACCTGATCGTCGACTCCTTCGTGAAGTGGCGGATCAGTGATCCCACCCGGTTCTATGTCTCGTTTGCCGGTGGCGACTTCCAGCGTGCCAACTCACGGCTGCGCGAGATCGTCCAGCAGGGGCTGCGCGACGAGTTTGGTCAGCGCACGGTGGAGAACGTGATCTCCGGCGAACGCGTCGAGATCATGGAGATCCTGCGCGAGCGGTCCGCGGAATCGGTCGAGGACGTGGGGATCGCGGTGCTGGATGTGCGGCTCAAGCGCATCGACCTGCCGGAGGACGTCAACGAGTCCATCTTCCAGCGTATGGCGGCTGAGCGTGAGCGTGTGGCCCGCGAACTGCGGGCCCTTGGTGAGGAGGCGGGCGAGCGTATCCGCGCCGATGCCGACCGCCAGCGCACGGTCATCCTGGCCGAGGCCTATCGTGATGCCGAGCGCCTGCGTGGTGATGGTGACGCCCAGTCGGCCGCCATCTACGCCGCGGCGTACAACGACAACCCGGAGTTCTACGCCTTCCACCGCAGCCTGGGGGCCTACAGTCAGACCTTCCGGAGCAAGGAGGACATGCTGGTGCTCTCACCGGACAGTGAGTTCTTCCGGTACTTCAACACCAACGGTCTGGAACTCCCCTTAGGGGCCGATGAGTGAACCCCGCGGCGTCTTCCTAAAGGCGAGCTTTCGACTAAAGCCGGGCCGGGCCGTAAGGCCCGGCCTTTTTTATGACAGGCAAACGGGTATCATGCTCAGCGAACGTGCGGACCTGTACCCTGCCGTCTTTTTCCGGAACTGAAGGACTTCCCATGAGCGATTCCGCCTTCAGCAAAGACAACCGCTGGTTGCTGCCCGAGGGTGTGGACGAGCTGCTGCCCCCCAGGGCCGCCCAGATGGAGACCCTGCGCCGGCAACTGCTGGACCAGTTCGGTGCCTGGGGCTACGAGCTGGTGATGCCCCCCTTCATCGAATACCTGG
Encoded proteins:
- the hfq gene encoding RNA chaperone Hfq produces the protein MAKGQSLQEPFLNALRKEKVPVSIYLVNGIKLQGQIESFDQFVILLRNNVNQMVYKHAISTVVPARNVRTAPPVPTETHAQSSEEFGNI
- the miaA gene encoding tRNA (adenosine(37)-N6)-dimethylallyltransferase MiaA, which encodes MGPTATGKTDCAVALARRLPVEIISVDSALVYRGMDIGTAKPSAALLAEVPHRLIDILDPSEAYSAARFRADALAAIHEIHAAGRVPLLAGGTMLYFRALEHGLSELPEADPALRRRLEGEAAAHGWGALHDRLAAVDPEAAARIHPHDAQRIQRALEVWELTGQSLSELQRAGRQRLPWPIGKWVLMPESRGELHRRIARRFDQMLAQGFIDEVAALRQRPDLHRALPAMRSVGYRQVWDYLDGCYDRETLRERGIAATRQFAKRQITWLRRERGVTAWLTPEQARDGLPERVGRFLSGG
- the hflK gene encoding FtsH protease activity modulator HflK — encoded protein: MAWNEPGGGNRDPWGGGNRGGGGGDNQGPPDLDEAINKVRDKVTQLFGGKKGGGAGNGGGSGQGFKGPGAKGIALLGGLVIAGWLASGIYIVDEGQRGVELTFGANTGVTQPGPHWHFPRPIGSVERVDVSEVRTIEIGYESMGERTRSVLREALMLTRDENIVNLKVAVQYRVSDPANYLFNFRFPDDTLKQLAESALREVVGKAEAPEDVEIGPGEDFGQLADELADQLTEEELQALMTGADETARAHITPLEWVLTQGRAQVADESERLIQEALDRYQAGITLVRVAIQDAQPPEEVQPAFADAIRAREDQQRTISRARAYANALLPRAEGQAARQREEAQAYRDQVIARAQGESERFTALLNEYERAPQVTRQRLYLETMERVLGNSSKIMIDVEGGQPLMYLPLDRMIDRRGVEQDGEDNDEARDLSMAPPLGGRDAVTPTERARDSLRTREVR
- the hflC gene encoding protease modulator HflC; protein product: MNQMIKSVLIPVVVVAAILAYFSVFTVDEREFALKFRLGEVVRDDFEPGLHFKLPFVNNVRKFDRRVQTLDAEPQRFLTAENKNLIVDSFVKWRISDPTRFYVSFAGGDFQRANSRLREIVQQGLRDEFGQRTVENVISGERVEIMEILRERSAESVEDVGIAVLDVRLKRIDLPEDVNESIFQRMAAERERVARELRALGEEAGERIRADADRQRTVILAEAYRDAERLRGDGDAQSAAIYAAAYNDNPEFYAFHRSLGAYSQTFRSKEDMLVLSPDSEFFRYFNTNGLELPLGADE
- the hflX gene encoding ribosome rescue GTPase HflX; translated protein: MFERPEGGERALLIHLDLDGDPRDTLDEFQALAESAGAEVVDAVRHRRHSPDPRFFLGRGKVEELAARIPAEGIDLVLIDHAISPAQERNLERAFRCRVLDRTGLILDIFAQRARSHEGKLQVELAQLRHIASRLVRGWSHLERQKGGIGLRGPGETQLEMDRRMLGTRIKQLERKLEKVRRQRAQGRQARRRQEFPVVSLVGYTNAGKSTLFNALTGSGLYADDRLFATLDTTLRRLELPDGQPVILADTVGFISDLPHGLVAAFRSTLEEVGESDLLLHVVDAADPDRREHARQVQQVLADIGASEVPVLTVYNKADLCQHPVGILRDDREAPEAVWVSAAAGRGLDELEEAVAECLGGGRVRGRVRLPAHQGRLRARFYQLGQVLDERVEEDGVIDLLVDLPRRELDRLRSNEGLTAPLETETALHDPS